The proteins below are encoded in one region of Chitinophagales bacterium:
- a CDS encoding NifU family protein gives MNTSKKLLEKIEASLNTMRPYLIADGGNVEVVEVTSDMQVIVKLTGSCSTCPQSFMTMKAGIETAVKQAVPEVKSVVALNTKPQFQSSEE, from the coding sequence ATGAATACTTCAAAAAAACTACTCGAAAAAATTGAAGCCAGTTTAAACACCATGCGCCCATATTTAATTGCCGATGGTGGAAATGTGGAAGTGGTAGAAGTTACAAGCGATATGCAGGTTATTGTAAAATTAACCGGCTCTTGCAGCACTTGCCCTCAAAGCTTTATGACCATGAAAGCCGGTATTGAAACCGCTGTAAAACAAGCCGTGCCGGAAGTAAAAAGCGTAGTTGCCCTCAATACAAAACCTCAGTTCCAAAGTAGCGAAGAATGA
- the rplK gene encoding 50S ribosomal protein L11, with amino-acid sequence MAKEIQTFIKLQVKGGQANPAPPIGPALGSKGVNIMEFCKQFNARTQDKMGKVLPVVITVYTDKSFEFVIKTPPAYNLLMELTKKQAGSAEPNRKKIGSVSWDVIRKVAEEKMPDLNCFTIESAMSMVAGSAKSAGFTIEGKAPWEN; translated from the coding sequence ATGGCAAAGGAAATTCAAACGTTCATTAAGTTGCAGGTAAAGGGCGGACAAGCCAATCCTGCACCACCAATTGGTCCGGCACTCGGTTCTAAAGGTGTAAACATTATGGAGTTTTGCAAGCAGTTCAATGCACGCACGCAAGACAAAATGGGGAAAGTATTGCCCGTGGTTATCACGGTATATACCGACAAAAGTTTTGAGTTCGTAATCAAAACACCTCCTGCTTACAACCTTTTAATGGAATTAACCAAAAAGCAAGCAGGTTCTGCCGAGCCAAACCGCAAAAAAATAGGTTCTGTTTCTTGGGATGTTATCCGCAAAGTAGCAGAGGAAAAAATGCCTGACTTAAACTGCTTTACCATCGAAAGCGCCATGAGTATGGTTGCAGGTTCGGCAAAAAGTGCAGGTTTTACTATCGAAGGTAAAGCTCCTTGGGAAAACTAA
- a CDS encoding C40 family peptidase, whose translation MTHGIVNVSALPLRKEPSHRSEMVSQLLFGETYEVKEKKAKEWLRIVCNYDGYEGWLNESSFHSINEKEYQQQQAASKAVSLDIVSAAMSDTNNIPILCGSTLPLYDGISFKLHKEKFIFNGAAMQQEQPNASMVEKIALKYLNAPYLWGGRSPFGIDCSGFTQVVFKCLFTALKRDAYQQAEQGIVVNFIEEALPGDLAFFANEEENITHVGIVLKDRQIIHASGKVRIDKLDHFGIFNVDKKKYSHRLKILKRLL comes from the coding sequence ATGACTCATGGAATAGTAAATGTTTCGGCATTGCCCTTACGAAAAGAACCTTCGCACCGAAGCGAAATGGTAAGCCAACTTCTATTTGGCGAAACCTATGAAGTAAAAGAAAAAAAAGCTAAAGAGTGGCTGCGAATTGTATGTAACTACGATGGCTACGAAGGTTGGTTAAATGAATCTTCCTTTCATTCAATTAACGAAAAAGAATACCAGCAACAACAAGCAGCATCTAAAGCAGTTTCGCTAGATATTGTAAGCGCTGCCATGAGCGACACCAACAATATACCCATACTCTGTGGCAGCACATTGCCGCTTTACGATGGTATAAGTTTTAAACTGCATAAAGAGAAGTTTATTTTTAATGGAGCAGCTATGCAGCAAGAACAACCCAACGCCTCTATGGTAGAAAAAATTGCACTCAAATATTTGAACGCTCCATACCTTTGGGGCGGCCGCTCCCCATTTGGCATAGACTGCTCAGGCTTTACACAAGTAGTATTCAAGTGCTTATTTACCGCTCTAAAACGCGATGCTTACCAGCAGGCAGAGCAAGGTATAGTTGTGAATTTTATTGAAGAAGCGCTGCCGGGAGACCTTGCCTTTTTTGCCAACGAAGAAGAAAACATTACACACGTAGGCATAGTACTCAAAGACCGCCAAATAATACACGCCAGTGGCAAAGTGCGTATAGATAAACTAGACCATTTTGGAATTTTCAACGTAGATAAAAAGAAGTATTCGCACCGATTAAAAATTTTAAAACGATTGTTGTAA
- the pyrF gene encoding orotidine-5'-phosphate decarboxylase: MTKQELTAEIFKKNSMLCVGLDSDINLIPKHLLQYADPIFEFNKQIIDATHQVTVAYKPNIAFYEAMGIEGWKSLEKTIQYLNKNYPECFTIADAKRGDIGNTSSMYAKAFFEWLNFHSVTVAPYMGNDSVTPFLSYKNKWVILLGLTSNKGSNDFQFQPIENEHLYEKVIRTAQQWGSSEQLMFVTGATHPTQLAGIRKLAEEYFFLVPGIGAQGGSIDAVCENAINSSGGLLINSARQIIYASPNEDFAETAYNMALQTVKPMQKFLTALV, translated from the coding sequence ATGACCAAGCAAGAACTAACGGCAGAAATTTTCAAGAAAAATAGTATGCTCTGTGTAGGCTTAGATAGCGATATAAACTTAATACCTAAGCACCTTCTCCAGTATGCCGATCCTATTTTTGAATTCAACAAACAAATAATTGACGCCACACACCAAGTTACCGTAGCCTATAAACCCAATATAGCCTTTTATGAAGCAATGGGAATAGAAGGATGGAAAAGCCTCGAAAAAACCATTCAATACCTAAACAAAAACTATCCCGAATGCTTTACCATTGCCGATGCCAAACGGGGCGATATTGGCAACACCTCCTCCATGTATGCCAAAGCATTTTTTGAATGGTTAAACTTCCACTCAGTTACCGTAGCACCGTACATGGGCAACGATTCTGTAACTCCATTTTTAAGCTATAAAAACAAATGGGTAATTCTATTGGGGCTAACTTCCAATAAAGGCAGCAACGATTTTCAATTTCAACCAATAGAAAACGAACACCTTTACGAAAAAGTAATCCGTACCGCACAGCAATGGGGCAGTTCTGAGCAACTCATGTTTGTAACCGGTGCCACCCACCCTACCCAACTGGCAGGCATAAGAAAATTGGCAGAAGAATACTTCTTTTTAGTTCCGGGAATTGGCGCACAAGGCGGCAGTATAGACGCTGTGTGCGAAAATGCCATAAATAGTTCCGGTGGGCTACTTATCAATTCTGCACGGCAAATTATTTATGCCTCTCCCAACGAAGACTTTGCCGAAACAGCCTATAACATGGCATTGCAAACCGTAAAACCCATGCAAAAATTCTTAACTGCGCTTGTGTAG
- the topA gene encoding type I DNA topoisomerase: MSEKNLIIVESPSKAKTINKYLGDNYVVTSSYGHIRDLPDKGVAIDIDNGYLPQYEVSEDKKKLVAELKKLAKDAAEIYLATDEDREGEAISWHLCHVLNLDPKKAKRITYTEVTEKAIKNAINNPRKLNLDLVNAQQARRVLDRLVGYELSPVLWKKVKPSLSAGRVQSVAVRLIVERERDVKNFTAVSSFKVTANFFVSDANGKKTTLKAESNTKFNQEKDAQQYLNELRNALFSVQNIEKKPAKRSPSAPFTTSTLQQEASRKLGFSVLRTMRLAQNLYEAGHITYMRTDSTSLSDVALADIATEIKNRYGAPFHKRKQYVTKNESAQEAHEAIRPSNVSNMEVDAERDEQRLYELIWKRTVASQMSDAELERTIISIQNNSNKDILNATGEVVVFEGFLKVYAEGNDEEPDADSDEATLLPPVKVGQELLLKEMNATERFTKPLPRYTEASLVKKLEELGIGRPSTYAPTISTIQQRSYVVKESREGTERKYRILTLKNSEVSAETKTEITGAEKMKLFPTDIGSLVTDFLVENFGSVLDYGFTAKVEEQFDEIAFGKLEWNTMIDGFYKPFHATVSQTEKEAKRVTGERLLGQDPESGEPVYARMGRYGAMVQIGKADDDTKKLRFASLRPGQSIETITFDEAMTLFKLPRLLGEFESKEIKVNVGRFGPYILHNNKFVSLKKEHDPYTISLEEGIELIKAKREAEANALIHDFAEEGIQVLKGRFGPYIKKGKDNFKIPKGVEAATITLQEVLEIVKAGPAPKKGARKPAARKK; the protein is encoded by the coding sequence ATGTCTGAAAAAAATTTAATCATTGTGGAGTCGCCCAGCAAGGCAAAAACAATCAATAAATACCTTGGCGATAACTATGTGGTTACCTCCAGCTACGGACACATACGCGACCTCCCCGATAAAGGAGTAGCTATTGATATAGACAATGGTTACCTACCGCAATACGAGGTAAGCGAAGACAAAAAAAAGCTAGTAGCAGAACTCAAGAAATTAGCTAAAGATGCAGCCGAAATTTACCTGGCAACGGATGAAGACCGCGAAGGAGAAGCCATTTCTTGGCACCTCTGCCACGTATTAAATTTAGACCCTAAAAAAGCAAAACGCATTACCTACACAGAGGTTACAGAAAAAGCAATTAAGAATGCAATAAACAATCCGCGCAAACTTAATTTAGACTTGGTAAATGCACAGCAAGCACGCAGGGTTTTAGATCGCTTAGTTGGGTACGAACTTTCGCCCGTACTTTGGAAAAAAGTAAAACCATCTCTTTCTGCAGGCCGCGTGCAATCTGTAGCCGTACGCTTAATTGTGGAGCGCGAACGCGATGTAAAAAACTTCACCGCAGTTTCTTCCTTTAAAGTTACTGCTAACTTTTTTGTAAGCGATGCCAATGGCAAAAAAACAACCTTAAAGGCCGAAAGCAACACAAAATTCAACCAAGAAAAAGATGCGCAGCAATATTTAAACGAACTTAGAAACGCACTTTTTTCGGTTCAAAATATTGAAAAGAAACCTGCAAAACGCTCACCTTCTGCCCCCTTCACCACTTCTACCTTACAGCAAGAAGCATCGCGCAAATTAGGTTTTTCGGTGTTGCGCACCATGCGCCTGGCACAAAATCTTTACGAAGCCGGACACATTACCTATATGCGTACCGACTCTACCAGCTTATCCGATGTGGCATTGGCCGACATTGCTACCGAGATAAAAAATCGTTACGGAGCACCTTTCCATAAACGTAAACAATACGTTACCAAAAACGAGAGTGCACAAGAAGCGCACGAAGCCATCCGCCCATCGAACGTAAGCAATATGGAAGTAGATGCCGAGCGCGATGAGCAACGCTTATACGAGCTTATTTGGAAACGAACCGTAGCCTCGCAAATGAGCGATGCTGAGCTGGAACGCACCATTATTTCTATTCAAAACAATAGCAACAAAGACATACTGAATGCCACAGGCGAAGTAGTAGTATTTGAAGGTTTCTTAAAAGTGTATGCCGAAGGAAACGATGAAGAACCAGATGCCGACAGCGATGAAGCCACTCTCCTGCCTCCCGTAAAAGTTGGGCAAGAGCTATTGCTCAAAGAAATGAATGCCACCGAGCGATTCACCAAACCACTACCGCGCTATACCGAAGCCAGCTTAGTAAAAAAATTAGAAGAATTGGGCATTGGTCGTCCATCTACTTATGCACCAACCATTTCTACCATTCAGCAAAGAAGTTATGTAGTTAAAGAAAGTAGAGAAGGCACCGAAAGAAAGTACCGCATTCTTACTTTAAAGAACAGCGAAGTTTCGGCAGAAACCAAAACAGAAATTACCGGAGCCGAAAAAATGAAACTGTTTCCAACAGACATTGGCTCCTTAGTAACCGATTTCTTAGTAGAAAACTTTGGCAGCGTTTTAGACTATGGGTTTACCGCAAAAGTAGAAGAGCAATTCGATGAGATAGCATTCGGCAAATTAGAGTGGAATACTATGATTGACGGTTTCTACAAACCATTTCATGCCACCGTATCACAAACCGAAAAAGAAGCTAAACGCGTTACCGGAGAGCGTTTACTAGGACAAGATCCCGAAAGCGGAGAACCCGTTTATGCACGCATGGGGCGCTACGGAGCTATGGTACAAATTGGAAAAGCCGATGACGATACTAAAAAACTGCGCTTTGCCAGTTTGCGCCCGGGACAATCCATAGAAACCATCACCTTCGATGAAGCCATGACCCTCTTTAAGTTGCCACGCCTCTTGGGCGAATTTGAATCTAAAGAAATTAAAGTAAACGTAGGTCGCTTCGGCCCGTATATTTTACACAACAATAAGTTTGTATCGCTCAAAAAAGAGCACGATCCATATACTATTTCATTGGAAGAAGGTATTGAACTAATAAAAGCCAAACGCGAAGCCGAAGCCAATGCACTCATACACGATTTTGCAGAAGAAGGTATTCAAGTTTTAAAAGGGAGATTTGGTCCTTATATAAAAAAGGGGAAAGACAATTTTAAAATTCCCAAAGGAGTTGAAGCTGCCACCATTACCTTGCAAGAAGTATTGGAAATTGTAAAAGCCGGTCCTGCGCCTAAAAAAGGTGCTCGCAAACCGGCTGCACGAAAGAAATAG
- the rplA gene encoding 50S ribosomal protein L1, with the protein MKLTKKRKAVAGKVDKDKLYSLEAASSLVKEVNTAKFDASVDLHVALGVDPKKADQAIRGTTALPHGTGKTKKVLVLTTPDKEDEAKKSGADYVGLEEFVQKIEGGWIDFDVVIATPNVMAKIAKIGKILGPRNLMPNPKSGTVTPEVGKAVEEVKKGKIAFKVDKFGIVHTSIGRVSFSPAQINENAAALLVTLSKMKPATAKGIYFKSISMASTMSPGINVDYKTVAGI; encoded by the coding sequence ATGAAACTAACTAAAAAAAGAAAGGCGGTAGCTGGTAAAGTTGATAAAGACAAGCTCTATTCGCTGGAGGCAGCTTCTTCCTTAGTAAAAGAAGTGAACACTGCAAAATTCGATGCTTCAGTTGATTTACACGTAGCATTGGGTGTAGATCCTAAAAAAGCAGACCAAGCTATTCGTGGTACCACTGCGCTTCCTCACGGAACAGGTAAAACCAAAAAAGTATTGGTATTAACTACTCCCGACAAAGAAGATGAAGCAAAAAAATCTGGAGCAGATTACGTAGGATTAGAAGAATTTGTTCAAAAAATTGAAGGTGGTTGGATAGATTTTGATGTAGTAATTGCTACACCAAACGTAATGGCAAAAATTGCCAAAATCGGTAAAATCTTAGGACCAAGAAACTTAATGCCGAATCCAAAATCGGGCACAGTTACACCAGAAGTTGGCAAAGCAGTTGAAGAAGTAAAGAAAGGTAAAATTGCCTTTAAGGTAGATAAGTTCGGTATTGTACACACATCTATCGGTCGTGTTAGTTTTTCACCAGCTCAAATAAATGAAAATGCTGCCGCTCTATTGGTAACACTTTCTAAAATGAAACCTGCTACTGCTAAAGGTATCTACTTTAAAAGCATTAGCATGGCAAGCACCATGAGCCCGGGCATAAATGTTGATTACAAAACAGTTGCTGGTATCTAA
- a CDS encoding transglutaminase family protein, translated as MATEKELKALIHLLDDDDREVSEHVYTKLVSIGQSVIPTLEEIWSNEKNTEVQQKLENIIHSIQFEALQKSFEVWTAQKDSDLLTGFFLISKYYYPTLSFEDIEKQLFKIKQRIWLELNYNQTALEQVQIFNQVFYNIHRFTSTQGSLEFNEFCLNHLLETKKGNAISLGMLYQIIANDLNLPVYGVTLLRHYILCFCKRTINEFQENERPEKEIMFYINPVNKGSIFSRNEIKDYLDKLNAPHHSTYFAPATNHEIIRELLSNLIDIHIHLGVEEKGEDLKKLREILP; from the coding sequence ATGGCAACCGAAAAAGAACTTAAAGCCCTCATTCATTTACTAGACGATGACGACCGCGAAGTATCGGAACACGTTTACACTAAGTTAGTGAGTATTGGGCAAAGCGTAATTCCTACTTTAGAGGAAATTTGGAGCAACGAAAAAAATACAGAGGTACAGCAAAAGCTCGAAAACATTATTCACTCCATTCAATTTGAAGCACTACAAAAATCGTTTGAAGTATGGACAGCTCAAAAAGATAGCGATTTGCTTACGGGCTTCTTCTTAATATCAAAATACTACTACCCTACCCTTAGTTTTGAAGATATAGAAAAACAACTCTTTAAAATTAAACAACGTATTTGGTTAGAGTTGAACTATAACCAAACAGCCTTAGAGCAGGTTCAGATATTCAACCAAGTTTTTTACAATATACACCGCTTTACCTCCACCCAAGGCAGTTTAGAATTCAACGAGTTTTGCCTTAACCACCTATTGGAAACAAAAAAAGGCAACGCTATTTCGCTGGGTATGCTGTATCAAATTATTGCCAACGACCTCAACCTTCCGGTGTATGGCGTAACCCTGCTGCGCCACTATATTTTATGTTTTTGTAAACGCACCATCAATGAATTTCAAGAAAATGAGCGCCCCGAAAAGGAAATTATGTTTTACATAAATCCGGTAAACAAAGGCTCAATCTTTTCGCGAAACGAAATAAAAGACTACTTAGATAAACTGAATGCTCCACACCATTCAACCTATTTTGCACCAGCCACCAACCACGAAATTATTCGTGAACTGCTCAGCAACCTCATTGATATTCACATACATTTAGGCGTAGAAGAAAAAGGCGAAGACCTTAAAAAACTAAGAGAAATACTGCCCTAA
- a CDS encoding histidine phosphatase family protein, which yields MEVLKELYIIRHGQTNHNAQGIIQGKGVNLPLNELGQKQAQQFFDAYKHIPFDKMYASSLLRAQQSIERFKQQNVPLEISSDLDEISWGNMEGQQNTVESDANFQQMLLNWSYGNIHDKFPGGESPFELQQRQQRFLKNLLAAPEKKILIATHGRFTRAFMCTLTNTHLSKMDSFHHVNLCLYKVHYLANHTFEIQLHCDTAHLHTSS from the coding sequence ATGGAAGTACTAAAGGAACTATACATCATAAGACATGGGCAAACCAACCACAACGCCCAAGGCATCATACAAGGAAAAGGCGTAAACCTGCCGCTAAACGAATTGGGGCAAAAACAAGCACAGCAGTTTTTCGATGCCTATAAGCATATTCCTTTCGATAAAATGTATGCCTCATCGCTCCTTCGTGCTCAGCAATCTATTGAACGCTTTAAACAGCAAAATGTACCATTAGAAATAAGTTCCGACTTAGACGAAATTAGCTGGGGAAACATGGAAGGACAACAAAATACAGTTGAAAGCGATGCCAATTTCCAACAAATGTTGCTCAACTGGAGCTATGGAAATATACACGATAAATTCCCCGGAGGCGAAAGCCCATTTGAACTTCAACAAAGACAACAGCGATTTCTAAAAAACCTTCTTGCCGCTCCCGAAAAAAAAATACTTATTGCCACACACGGGCGTTTTACGCGTGCATTTATGTGTACCCTTACCAACACCCATCTATCTAAAATGGATAGCTTTCATCATGTAAACCTATGCCTTTATAAAGTGCATTACTTAGCCAACCATACATTCGAAATTCAATTACATTGCGATACAGCACACCTTCATACTTCATCTTAA
- a CDS encoding copper resistance protein NlpE N-terminal domain-containing protein produces MKKYLPLLASLALVACQNQNAPSTEATGTTTDSTTVNNTPAPTADNSRNTLDWKGIYKGTLPCADCSGIETSIELTDSNTFTLHQLYKEKKATSFTEKGKFEWNTSGSHIYCLLPNDTIQYQVGENQLIQLDREGNKITGPLASNYILKKVTSAGNMAVPITNTKWLLKAIENKTITSSSKKELFLLLQAADNRFSAFMGCNNIAGSFEIKGNNTIAFSQGLSTMMACENMQTETAFNQILPTVTSYKLSGNTLQLFVKEKLVLNFVAESK; encoded by the coding sequence ATGAAAAAATACTTGCCATTGCTTGCCAGCCTTGCGCTTGTTGCCTGCCAAAACCAAAACGCACCATCTACCGAAGCAACGGGTACCACCACCGATTCTACCACAGTAAACAACACTCCTGCGCCTACGGCCGACAACAGCCGCAACACATTGGACTGGAAAGGTATTTACAAAGGCACATTACCCTGTGCCGATTGCAGCGGCATAGAAACCAGCATTGAACTTACAGACAGCAACACCTTTACCTTACACCAACTCTATAAAGAAAAAAAAGCAACATCTTTTACCGAAAAAGGAAAGTTTGAATGGAATACAAGCGGCAGCCACATCTATTGCTTACTGCCAAATGATACCATACAATATCAAGTAGGCGAAAACCAACTAATACAGTTAGATAGAGAAGGCAATAAAATAACAGGCCCACTTGCATCCAACTATATTCTAAAAAAGGTAACTTCAGCAGGCAATATGGCAGTACCCATTACCAATACCAAATGGCTATTAAAAGCAATAGAAAACAAAACCATTACATCATCGAGTAAAAAAGAACTGTTTTTGCTTTTGCAAGCAGCCGATAATCGCTTTAGCGCATTCATGGGTTGCAACAACATTGCCGGATCGTTTGAGATTAAAGGCAACAACACCATTGCATTCTCACAAGGATTAAGCACCATGATGGCATGCGAAAACATGCAAACAGAAACAGCTTTCAACCAAATTTTACCAACCGTTACCTCCTATAAACTTTCGGGCAACACACTGCAACTCTTTGTAAAAGAAAAATTAGTGTTGAATTTTGTTGCAGAAAGCAAGTAA
- the bshA gene encoding N-acetyl-alpha-D-glucosaminyl L-malate synthase BshA, which yields MELLKIGIICYPTYGGSGVVATELGKALAKKGHQVHFITYQEPVRLDSFHENIFYHEVSSLDYPLFQYTPYESALASKIVDVVKFEKLDLLHVHYAIPHASSALMAKQILAEQKIHIPFITTLHGTDITLVGRDPGYLPVVAYSINHSDGITSVSDFLRADTQRHFNINKHIEVIPNFIDFARFKKTNKEHFKKAIATQGEKILMHVSNFRKVKRVEDVVKMFCKVQQKVPSKLLLVGDGPERMNIEMLCRQYSICEQVRFLGKQDAVEDLLAIADLFVLPSETESFGLAALEAMACEVPVISSNAGGLPEIQIQGKTGFMSNVGDVDDMAKNAIAILENNETLATFKANAFKQAQQFNIDNILPQYENYYELVFKTANPEYSI from the coding sequence ATGGAATTATTAAAAATTGGAATTATATGCTATCCCACTTATGGCGGCAGCGGAGTGGTGGCAACAGAACTTGGCAAGGCGCTGGCAAAAAAAGGGCATCAGGTGCATTTTATTACATACCAAGAACCGGTGCGCTTAGATAGTTTTCACGAAAACATTTTTTACCACGAAGTAAGCTCGTTGGATTATCCTTTATTTCAATACACGCCTTACGAAAGTGCATTGGCAAGTAAAATTGTGGATGTAGTAAAGTTTGAAAAACTCGATTTGCTACATGTACACTATGCCATACCGCACGCATCTTCGGCACTCATGGCAAAGCAAATTTTGGCAGAGCAAAAAATTCACATTCCGTTTATTACCACACTGCACGGTACCGATATTACATTGGTGGGGCGCGATCCCGGTTATCTTCCCGTGGTTGCATATTCCATTAACCATTCCGATGGCATTACTTCCGTTTCCGACTTCCTAAGAGCAGATACACAACGGCATTTCAATATCAATAAGCACATAGAAGTTATTCCGAATTTCATAGACTTTGCTCGTTTCAAAAAAACCAACAAAGAGCACTTCAAAAAAGCAATTGCTACCCAAGGCGAAAAAATACTAATGCACGTTTCCAACTTTAGAAAAGTAAAACGGGTAGAAGATGTGGTAAAAATGTTTTGTAAAGTGCAACAAAAAGTACCAAGCAAACTACTGCTGGTAGGCGATGGCCCGGAACGTATGAATATTGAAATGCTATGCAGGCAATACAGTATATGCGAGCAAGTTAGGTTTCTTGGAAAACAAGATGCCGTAGAAGATTTATTGGCAATAGCCGATCTGTTTGTATTACCATCCGAAACCGAAAGCTTCGGCTTGGCAGCATTAGAAGCAATGGCTTGCGAAGTCCCTGTTATTTCATCCAATGCTGGCGGCCTGCCCGAAATACAAATTCAAGGAAAAACAGGCTTTATGAGCAATGTGGGCGATGTGGATGATATGGCCAAAAATGCCATTGCTATTTTAGAAAACAACGAAACCCTCGCCACATTTAAAGCAAATGCATTTAAACAAGCTCAGCAATTCAACATAGACAATATTCTCCCGCAATATGAAAATTATTATGAATTGGTGTTTAAAACTGCCAATCCTGAATACAGCATTTAA
- the rplJ gene encoding 50S ribosomal protein L10: MTKTEKTQEIQDLKEKFSAAQYFYLTDSSTLNVETINKFRRLCFSKGVEFRIAKNTLIKKALEQVGEQYEELYPLLNGPTGVLFSTEGAVPAKLLKEFRGADKKKPVLKGAYIDSSIFVGDNQLEALAALKSKDELLGEIISLLQSPARNVISALQGSSAQKIAGLVKALEERG, from the coding sequence ATGACAAAAACAGAAAAAACACAAGAAATACAAGACCTGAAAGAAAAATTCAGTGCTGCACAATATTTTTATTTAACCGATTCTTCTACGCTGAATGTTGAAACCATCAACAAATTCCGCAGACTTTGCTTTAGCAAAGGCGTAGAGTTCCGCATTGCTAAAAACACGCTTATTAAAAAAGCATTAGAGCAAGTAGGCGAGCAATACGAAGAGTTGTATCCACTGTTAAATGGCCCAACTGGCGTATTATTTTCAACAGAAGGCGCAGTGCCTGCTAAACTTTTAAAAGAGTTTCGCGGTGCCGACAAAAAGAAACCGGTTCTAAAAGGTGCTTATATTGATAGCAGTATCTTTGTTGGCGATAACCAATTAGAAGCACTTGCTGCATTAAAGAGCAAAGACGAATTGTTGGGCGAAATCATCAGCTTACTACAATCTCCTGCTCGCAATGTTATCAGTGCATTGCAAGGCTCTTCGGCTCAAAAAATTGCCGGCTTGGTAAAAGCATTAGAAGAAAGAGGTTAA